From one Paenibacillus sp. FSL K6-1330 genomic stretch:
- a CDS encoding ABC transporter permease — MIKKLLSKQETKHQLKSSHEYSQASFTWVISLTLTVILLLNSFDFTGGTIKPWVFTAFAVYALFTIIQIIITLLIRRDLQSQGEIRRSTRILGYIQLLSIVTGNLFTVTFGFNLIKKQKPPEYTIAVYMLLTQLFVIAVSALNLFKPYVSNTFLPAMAALLIIAVIQLVALILVARYVTTNYAHPKMAWLAFPVILTAVTGNIFALVLGINLLAKIRKNGNPAMTRWGDVWVKLTANSTAMSGLFFVIFLFCLSVSSLFTFDYSIAIDNNYSAILQPPSLVYPFGTDNFGRDLFSRIVFGARISLIVGFASTAIPVVIGGVLGAISGYYGRHTDNIIMRLLDVLYAIPGILLAIAIIAAFGANTINLILALSVGAIPTYARTMRANVLLASTFEYVDAARAFGSSNFSIIFKHIVPNSLAPMIVKSTLTIGAAVISTSSLSYLGLGVEPHIPEWGNILKIGSTYLETHSYLAIYPGLAIIALVLSFNFLGDGLRDALDPKLD, encoded by the coding sequence ATGATCAAGAAGCTTCTTTCTAAACAAGAAACCAAACACCAGCTGAAATCCTCACACGAGTACAGTCAAGCCAGCTTCACATGGGTTATTTCTTTGACCTTAACGGTGATCCTGCTTCTGAACAGCTTTGATTTCACTGGGGGAACCATCAAACCGTGGGTGTTCACCGCCTTTGCGGTATATGCATTGTTTACCATCATTCAGATCATCATCACGCTGTTGATCCGAAGAGACCTTCAAAGCCAGGGAGAAATCCGGCGCTCGACGAGGATCCTGGGATACATTCAGCTGCTGAGCATCGTCACAGGAAATCTGTTTACCGTCACGTTCGGTTTCAATCTGATTAAAAAACAGAAGCCTCCTGAATATACGATTGCCGTCTACATGCTGTTAACCCAGCTGTTTGTTATCGCGGTATCGGCACTGAATCTGTTCAAGCCTTACGTCTCGAATACATTCCTGCCGGCGATGGCCGCGCTTCTGATTATTGCAGTCATTCAACTGGTCGCGCTTATACTCGTTGCCCGATATGTAACAACGAATTATGCACATCCCAAAATGGCCTGGCTTGCCTTTCCGGTCATTCTGACTGCAGTGACGGGTAATATTTTTGCCCTGGTGCTCGGCATCAACCTGCTAGCGAAGATACGCAAGAACGGCAATCCGGCGATGACTCGCTGGGGCGACGTGTGGGTGAAGCTTACCGCTAACTCCACGGCCATGTCCGGACTGTTCTTTGTGATCTTCCTGTTCTGTCTGTCGGTAAGCAGCCTGTTTACTTTCGATTACAGCATCGCAATTGATAACAACTACAGTGCCATCCTGCAGCCGCCAAGCCTTGTGTACCCCTTCGGTACGGACAACTTCGGCCGGGATTTGTTCTCCCGAATTGTGTTCGGGGCCCGAATCTCGCTGATCGTCGGATTTGCCTCTACAGCGATCCCGGTTGTCATCGGCGGTGTTCTCGGTGCCATCTCCGGCTACTATGGCCGCCATACCGATAACATCATCATGCGTTTGCTGGATGTGCTGTACGCCATTCCGGGTATCTTACTCGCCATTGCGATCATTGCTGCATTCGGAGCCAACACCATCAACCTCATCCTGGCACTCAGCGTAGGGGCTATCCCGACATATGCGAGAACCATGAGGGCGAATGTGCTCCTGGCCTCTACCTTTGAATACGTTGATGCGGCCAGAGCTTTCGGCTCGAGCAATTTTTCGATTATATTCAAGCATATTGTTCCAAACTCGCTTGCACCCATGATTGTCAAATCTACGCTAACCATTGGTGCAGCCGTCATCTCGACGAGCAGCTTGAGTTATCTGGGTCTCGGCGTTGAGCCGCACATCCCGGAATGGGGTAATATCCTTAAGATCGGAAGCACGTATCTTGAGACACATTCCTACTTGGCCATTTATCCGGGTCTCGCGATCATCGCGCTTGTCCTGTCCTTCAACTTCCTTGGCGACGGACTGCGGGATGCCCTAGATCCTAAGCTGGATTAA
- a CDS encoding ABC transporter permease translates to MGGTEAARPNRLIGLISSTYSKILLNPSYRYLLLLLGAPVNLVVFLFYLVQRKKDDYTAAENRIRSEMLAAGYLEALRSEIMEQQKRKHDFFKQKVNEGQLRQEVDKIVEARFHEVLKERTAKELKLNNRKRLTMADTFGSLIENPLFFIISLIPGLLMYILIFLYSNPYLKYIMERLVMTVFVIFGVAVLVFTILHLSPFNPAANILGETATPEQIAAFNKMHGLDQGYLAQLWNNIKGIAYFDLGKSFSGNEEITSSIARKFPITLTLTVISLIIAIAIALPIGIISATRPNSFFDYTFMFVALLGLSIPNFWQGLIFILNFSIKLHWLPATFNPENWLSMIMPVIVLGTGLTASVARMTRSSTLEVINEDYMITARAKGLSKGTILMKHAVRNAIIPIITVIGLQFGGMLGGSAVTEKVFNISGIGSYIVDKQFIPDIPAIMGGVVYTAITISLVNVIIDILYAFFDPRIRSKMKQY, encoded by the coding sequence ATGGGGGGGACAGAAGCAGCAAGACCAAACAGACTCATAGGTTTGATAAGCAGCACATACAGTAAGATCCTTCTGAATCCTTCTTATAGATACTTACTATTATTATTGGGAGCGCCCGTGAATCTCGTGGTCTTCCTATTTTATTTGGTTCAGAGAAAGAAGGATGACTACACAGCGGCGGAGAACCGCATACGCAGCGAGATGCTGGCTGCCGGATATCTGGAGGCCCTTCGCTCCGAGATTATGGAGCAGCAGAAACGCAAACACGACTTTTTCAAGCAAAAAGTCAATGAGGGTCAGCTCCGGCAGGAAGTCGACAAGATCGTAGAAGCAAGGTTCCATGAAGTCCTTAAGGAACGGACTGCCAAGGAACTGAAGCTGAACAACCGGAAACGGTTGACCATGGCGGATACGTTTGGTTCTCTCATCGAGAATCCGTTGTTCTTCATTATATCACTTATTCCAGGCTTGCTGATGTACATCCTTATTTTTTTGTACAGCAATCCTTACCTGAAATATATTATGGAGAGACTCGTGATGACGGTCTTCGTTATCTTTGGGGTAGCCGTGCTCGTCTTTACGATTCTCCACTTATCGCCGTTCAACCCTGCAGCCAACATCCTGGGCGAGACGGCAACGCCGGAACAGATCGCGGCTTTTAACAAAATGCACGGTCTAGACCAAGGGTACCTGGCCCAGCTGTGGAACAATATTAAAGGAATCGCCTATTTCGATCTTGGCAAATCCTTCTCTGGCAACGAAGAGATCACCTCAAGCATCGCCAGAAAGTTCCCGATCACACTGACGCTCACGGTCATTTCCCTGATCATTGCGATTGCGATCGCATTGCCAATCGGGATTATCTCGGCTACGAGACCGAATTCATTCTTTGACTATACCTTTATGTTCGTGGCTCTGCTTGGGCTGTCCATTCCGAACTTCTGGCAGGGACTGATCTTCATCCTGAATTTCTCGATCAAGCTGCATTGGCTGCCCGCCACCTTTAATCCGGAGAATTGGTTGTCCATGATCATGCCAGTGATTGTGCTCGGCACAGGACTTACTGCTTCGGTAGCGAGAATGACGCGCTCCTCTACCCTGGAGGTTATTAATGAAGATTACATGATCACAGCCAGAGCGAAGGGGCTCAGCAAGGGCACCATCCTGATGAAGCATGCTGTCCGCAACGCCATCATTCCGATCATTACCGTCATTGGACTTCAGTTCGGCGGGATGCTTGGCGGTTCTGCCGTTACAGAGAAGGTGTTCAACATCAGCGGTATCGGCAGCTACATCGTCGATAAACAATTCATCCCTGACATCCCGGCCATTATGGGCGGCGTGGTATACACCGCCATTACCATATCGCTGGTGAACGTCATCATTGATATCTTGTACGCGTTCTTCGATCCACGGATCAGGTCCAAGATGAAACAATACTAA
- a CDS encoding ABC transporter ATP-binding protein, whose product MEPILQVKNLSVAFQSRDSEFHAVRGVSFEVKKGETLGIVGESGSGKSVTARSIMRLLPSPPSYMKDGEILFLGQNLAEKTEKEMESIRGRDIGMIFQDPMTSLNPTIRIGEQISESLVKHQKLSKQEAKKQALEMLKLVGIPNSEARYNQYPHEFSGGMRQRVMIAIALACSPALLIADEPTTALDVTIQAQILNLMKNMQERFGSSIILITHDLGVVAGMCDRVAVMKDGMIVETGTTEEIFENPQHPYTLKLLNALPRLDEKKKVKPAPIIVPSTDYKGPLLEVKSLKQYFDMGKGNVLKAVNDISFHIQAGETLGVVGESGSGKSTTGRAILRLHQPTGGEVLYQGMSVNRLSPSEMKAMRRHMQMIFQDPYASLNPRLKVVDIIGEALDVHKLTGSKQERKKRVEELLDMVGLDPAYATRYPHEFSGGQRQRIGIARALAVEPKFIVCDEPLSALDVSIQSQIVKLLEELQHRLGLTYLFIAHDLSMVKHISDRVAVMYMGKIVELAESEELYSNPQHDYTKSLLAAIPVPDPKIESKKKRVLLEERTGEDKYNLEHSELVEVSEGHWVAMPTGA is encoded by the coding sequence TTGGAACCGATATTGCAGGTTAAAAATTTGAGTGTAGCCTTTCAATCCCGTGATTCAGAATTTCACGCGGTGCGTGGGGTCAGCTTTGAAGTGAAGAAAGGGGAAACGCTCGGGATCGTTGGGGAATCCGGGAGCGGCAAAAGCGTCACTGCACGCTCGATCATGCGGCTGCTGCCGTCCCCGCCCTCTTATATGAAGGATGGGGAGATCCTGTTCCTTGGCCAGAACCTGGCAGAGAAAACCGAGAAAGAGATGGAGAGCATCCGCGGACGCGATATCGGGATGATTTTTCAGGACCCGATGACCTCGCTTAATCCGACTATCCGAATCGGGGAACAAATATCGGAGAGCCTGGTTAAACACCAGAAGCTGTCCAAGCAGGAAGCGAAGAAGCAGGCGCTTGAGATGCTGAAGCTGGTCGGCATACCGAACAGCGAAGCGCGCTATAATCAATACCCGCACGAGTTCTCGGGCGGCATGCGGCAGCGGGTCATGATCGCCATCGCGCTGGCGTGCAGTCCTGCGCTGCTGATCGCGGATGAACCTACAACGGCGCTTGACGTAACGATTCAGGCCCAGATCCTCAATCTGATGAAAAATATGCAGGAGCGCTTCGGTTCTTCCATTATATTGATCACGCATGACCTCGGCGTTGTTGCGGGCATGTGCGACCGCGTGGCGGTGATGAAGGACGGCATGATCGTGGAGACGGGCACGACGGAGGAAATCTTCGAGAATCCTCAGCATCCTTATACCTTAAAGCTGTTAAACGCGCTTCCGCGTCTGGATGAGAAGAAGAAAGTTAAGCCGGCTCCGATCATCGTGCCAAGCACGGATTACAAGGGACCTCTGTTAGAGGTTAAATCCTTGAAGCAGTATTTTGATATGGGTAAAGGAAATGTGCTTAAAGCGGTGAATGATATCAGCTTTCATATTCAGGCTGGGGAAACACTTGGAGTCGTCGGGGAATCCGGCAGCGGAAAATCGACGACGGGACGAGCCATCCTTCGCCTTCACCAGCCAACAGGCGGAGAAGTGCTGTATCAGGGAATGTCTGTGAATCGTCTTTCTCCTTCGGAAATGAAGGCCATGCGGCGCCATATGCAGATGATTTTCCAGGATCCGTATGCTTCGCTCAACCCGAGATTGAAGGTGGTGGACATTATCGGCGAAGCGCTGGATGTTCACAAATTGACTGGCAGTAAACAGGAGCGGAAGAAACGGGTCGAGGAGCTGCTGGATATGGTCGGATTGGATCCGGCCTATGCCACGCGTTATCCGCATGAGTTCTCCGGCGGTCAACGCCAGCGGATCGGGATTGCCCGGGCGCTTGCAGTGGAGCCGAAATTCATCGTGTGCGATGAGCCGCTCTCCGCGCTCGACGTGTCGATTCAATCGCAGATCGTGAAGCTGCTGGAGGAACTGCAGCATCGTCTGGGCTTGACCTATCTGTTTATTGCGCATGACCTGTCGATGGTGAAGCATATCAGCGACCGCGTTGCTGTTATGTATATGGGCAAAATCGTAGAGCTGGCTGAAAGTGAAGAGCTGTACTCCAATCCGCAGCATGATTATACGAAGTCCTTACTCGCGGCGATTCCGGTACCCGATCCGAAGATCGAATCCAAGAAGAAACGGGTACTGCTGGAAGAACGCACCGGAGAGGACAAGTATAATCTCGAGCATTCGGAGCTTGTGGAAGTATCGGAAGGCCACTGGGTGGCTATGCCAACCGGAGCCTAA
- a CDS encoding SGNH/GDSL hydrolase family protein, translated as MNRLQQGDVVLFQGDSITDCGRDRNFSGSLGNGYPLLIDSLFGMKFPELNVTFLNRGISGNRVVDLNDRWQEDCLDLKPDWVSIYIGINDTWRRYDSGDPTSTEDYKAGYRRLIERTKGALDAKLILVEPFVLPHPEDRRVWREDLDPKITAVRELAVEYGALLVPLDGLFAAASARREAAFWAPDGVHPSPAGHGLIAKAWLETMGVRLD; from the coding sequence ATGAATCGTTTGCAGCAAGGGGATGTCGTATTATTTCAAGGGGACAGTATTACGGATTGCGGTCGTGACCGGAACTTTTCCGGCAGCTTGGGTAACGGCTACCCGCTATTGATCGACTCGTTGTTCGGCATGAAATTTCCTGAGTTAAACGTAACCTTTTTGAATAGAGGGATCAGTGGAAACCGGGTCGTTGACTTGAATGACAGATGGCAGGAGGATTGCCTGGACCTGAAACCGGACTGGGTATCCATCTATATCGGAATCAATGACACTTGGCGTCGATATGATAGCGGTGACCCGACAAGCACCGAGGATTACAAAGCTGGCTACCGTCGATTGATCGAACGCACCAAAGGGGCGCTGGACGCCAAGTTGATTCTGGTTGAACCGTTCGTGCTGCCGCATCCGGAGGATCGCAGAGTTTGGCGCGAGGATCTGGATCCAAAAATCACGGCGGTTCGCGAATTGGCGGTAGAATACGGGGCGCTTCTAGTGCCGCTGGACGGATTGTTCGCTGCGGCGTCGGCGCGCCGCGAGGCTGCTTTCTGGGCGCCGGATGGCGTGCATCCGTCACCGGCTGGACACGGCCTGATCGCGAAGGCTTGGCTTGAAACAATGGGTGTTCGTTTGGATTAA
- a CDS encoding sugar ABC transporter substrate-binding protein has protein sequence MKGSKHVRKLTTLVLAFMIVLTGCAESGSGGGNGAGNLADKVENLPAGIAEKDPVKLMVVRKIGGDDHTAQFLAGAKQEGEALGFKVDTFSANGDSAKFHDAIAQAIDSDYDGFIISHGDDPASVQDVKKITDKGIPVVTFDSLPEIGDIAGVTQTSQDDEQLAKLALDKLVEEQGPEANIVYLWVDGFPPMVRRNAVYQETLKNNPGIKELERFGVASNQTSLETQNAVSAILTKYPKGELDAIFATWDAFAIGAARALEEAGRTEVKIYGIDVSNADLELIQKQDSPWVATAAVDPKTIGAINVRLLAKKIAGEETPATVNLEPVLIERSGLAGATEAVNMVNLADIIPSWGTSTEFEEDWMKALKEAGGK, from the coding sequence ATGAAAGGCAGTAAACATGTAAGGAAATTAACGACGCTGGTGCTCGCGTTTATGATTGTCTTAACCGGTTGTGCCGAATCGGGCAGCGGTGGCGGGAACGGAGCCGGGAATCTGGCGGACAAGGTCGAGAACCTGCCGGCAGGCATCGCGGAGAAGGATCCTGTGAAATTGATGGTCGTCCGGAAAATCGGGGGCGATGATCATACGGCGCAATTTTTGGCAGGCGCAAAGCAGGAAGGCGAGGCACTCGGGTTTAAGGTAGATACCTTCTCGGCGAACGGGGATTCCGCCAAATTCCATGATGCGATCGCCCAGGCCATTGACAGCGATTACGATGGATTTATCATTTCGCACGGAGACGACCCTGCATCGGTTCAAGACGTGAAGAAGATTACGGATAAAGGGATTCCTGTCGTCACCTTTGACTCCCTGCCGGAGATCGGCGACATTGCAGGGGTAACCCAGACATCGCAGGATGACGAGCAGCTGGCGAAGCTGGCATTGGACAAACTGGTCGAAGAGCAAGGGCCGGAAGCCAACATTGTCTATCTCTGGGTAGACGGATTCCCGCCGATGGTGCGTCGTAATGCCGTATACCAGGAAACGCTGAAGAACAATCCGGGCATCAAGGAACTGGAGCGTTTCGGTGTAGCGAGTAACCAGACTTCACTGGAAACGCAAAATGCAGTATCCGCCATCCTGACGAAATATCCGAAGGGTGAGCTCGATGCGATCTTCGCTACCTGGGATGCCTTCGCCATCGGTGCAGCCAGAGCGCTAGAGGAAGCGGGACGTACCGAGGTTAAGATTTACGGCATCGACGTATCCAATGCAGATTTGGAGCTGATTCAGAAGCAAGACAGCCCATGGGTGGCAACGGCTGCCGTGGATCCGAAAACGATCGGCGCAATCAACGTCCGTTTGCTTGCTAAAAAGATTGCCGGCGAGGAAACGCCTGCTACGGTCAATCTGGAGCCTGTATTGATCGAGCGCTCAGGCCTTGCCGGTGCAACCGAAGCGGTCAACATGGTCAACCTGGCGGATATTATCCCTAGCTGGGGAACAAGCACCGAATTCGAAGAGGACTGGATGAAGGCGTTGAAAGAAGCAGGCGGCAAATAA
- a CDS encoding sugar ABC transporter ATP-binding protein has protein sequence MKHISISFPGVKALTDVDFQTTAGTAHALIGANGAGKSTLMKILSGAYNHYEGEIWINGSKVHIRSPKEAKDLGIQIVYQEVDTALIPNLTVGENIMLDRTVHDMGKRHLIHWKELHQEAESILARMNIRVPGKKLISELTLAEKQMVLIARAVSKQCRILVLDEPTAPLSHSETDQLFKLVRKLKQDGVGIIFISHRLPELYEICDDITIMRDGQLVKSDRIANIDQPKVVEYMLGSKMEQQFPHVERDIGSTWFEVKKMFDPGKINGVDLHIRKGEIVGLAGLVGAGKTELCRAIFGASDTSTGEITLNGKKLRIRSPHDAVSQGIALVPEERRREGVFVEEAVSVNLTAAVLSRFSRWGSWLSFGKEKQAAREIIQSLGIKTPNERARVRNLSGGNQQKVAIGKWLLVDADVYIFDEPTKGVDVGAKRDIFHLVAELAKRGKCVLYASSELSEIVGITDRVYVMYDGGITKELTTQSSNEEEILLYCTGGVLT, from the coding sequence ATGAAGCATATCTCGATCTCCTTTCCGGGTGTTAAGGCGTTGACCGATGTTGATTTTCAGACGACGGCGGGAACGGCCCATGCGTTGATCGGCGCGAATGGCGCAGGGAAATCTACATTAATGAAGATTCTATCGGGAGCTTACAACCATTACGAGGGCGAGATCTGGATCAATGGGAGCAAGGTGCACATTCGTTCCCCGAAGGAAGCGAAGGACCTGGGCATTCAGATCGTCTATCAAGAGGTGGATACGGCGCTCATCCCGAACCTGACGGTCGGGGAGAACATTATGCTCGACCGGACGGTTCACGATATGGGCAAACGGCACTTGATCCACTGGAAAGAACTCCATCAGGAGGCCGAATCGATTCTTGCACGGATGAATATCCGGGTTCCCGGCAAGAAGCTGATTTCGGAGCTGACGCTGGCGGAGAAGCAGATGGTGCTGATCGCAAGAGCCGTCTCCAAGCAGTGCCGGATTCTGGTGCTGGACGAGCCGACCGCGCCGCTCAGCCACAGCGAGACGGATCAGTTGTTCAAGCTGGTGCGCAAGCTGAAGCAGGATGGGGTCGGCATTATTTTCATATCGCACCGGCTGCCGGAGCTGTATGAAATTTGCGATGATATTACGATCATGCGGGATGGTCAGCTAGTGAAGAGTGACCGCATTGCGAATATCGATCAGCCGAAAGTGGTGGAGTACATGCTGGGCTCCAAGATGGAGCAGCAGTTTCCCCACGTCGAGCGGGACATCGGCTCCACCTGGTTCGAGGTGAAGAAGATGTTTGACCCGGGCAAAATCAACGGCGTTGACCTGCACATCCGCAAAGGGGAGATCGTCGGTCTGGCTGGTCTGGTCGGGGCCGGGAAAACCGAGCTATGCCGAGCGATATTCGGAGCATCCGACACATCGACCGGCGAGATCACGCTGAACGGGAAAAAGCTGCGCATCCGCTCGCCGCATGATGCCGTATCGCAGGGCATTGCGCTGGTCCCCGAGGAGCGCCGCCGCGAAGGTGTCTTCGTGGAAGAAGCGGTGTCCGTCAATTTAACGGCTGCGGTGCTGTCCCGTTTTTCCAGATGGGGCTCCTGGCTTAGCTTCGGCAAGGAAAAGCAGGCGGCGAGGGAGATTATTCAGTCGCTCGGCATTAAGACCCCAAATGAGCGGGCCAGAGTGAGAAACCTGTCCGGGGGCAACCAGCAGAAGGTGGCGATCGGCAAGTGGCTGTTGGTCGACGCGGACGTGTATATTTTTGATGAGCCGACCAAAGGGGTTGACGTTGGCGCGAAGCGGGACATCTTCCATCTGGTGGCCGAGCTGGCCAAGCGGGGGAAATGCGTGCTGTACGCCTCAAGCGAGCTGTCCGAAATCGTTGGCATCACGGATCGGGTATATGTGATGTATGACGGCGGCATCACGAAGGAGCTAACGACGCAGTCATCCAACGAAGAGGAAATATTGCTTTATTGCACAGGAGGCGTGTTGACATGA
- a CDS encoding ABC transporter permease has protein sequence MNTARPVKEKPAASFAFDFLYKYGTLITVFVLILIFGTVADNFLNTSNIINILRSISIVTIIAVGLTVSLAVGGFDLSVGSTASLANALVISMFVWHGQNIGIGIGITLLFCLVVGLINAFLVINFKIDDMLMTLATMFIFQGVALTYTRGATISQNMILPSGDFATGKIPAVFEKIGQVPWIIIIMVLVVLVVHLFLTYTKHGRYMYMIGGNREAAALSGIPVSKYRLLAYLVSALFAAIGGIILGARVMTAEVNSGGPYLMDAVAATFIGYSVFGAGKPNALGTFVGAVLIGILQNGLIMLSVPYYAMDIVKGAVLALALALTYYKKRH, from the coding sequence ATGAATACAGCAAGACCTGTTAAGGAGAAGCCGGCGGCTAGTTTTGCTTTTGATTTTCTTTATAAATACGGTACGTTGATTACGGTATTTGTACTTATTCTCATATTCGGGACCGTCGCCGACAACTTTTTGAATACAAGCAACATTATTAACATACTCCGTTCGATCTCGATCGTGACGATCATTGCCGTCGGGCTGACCGTATCGCTGGCCGTTGGCGGCTTTGACCTGTCTGTCGGCTCGACGGCTTCCCTGGCGAACGCGTTGGTCATTTCCATGTTTGTCTGGCACGGGCAAAATATCGGCATCGGCATTGGTATCACGCTGCTGTTCTGCCTGGTTGTGGGGTTGATTAACGCCTTCCTGGTCATCAATTTCAAAATTGACGATATGCTGATGACGTTGGCCACGATGTTTATCTTTCAGGGCGTTGCGCTCACGTATACCCGCGGCGCTACCATTTCCCAGAATATGATCCTGCCGAGCGGAGATTTTGCCACCGGTAAAATTCCGGCGGTGTTTGAGAAGATTGGGCAAGTGCCATGGATCATTATCATTATGGTTCTCGTCGTCCTCGTCGTCCATCTGTTCCTGACCTATACCAAACACGGACGGTATATGTATATGATCGGAGGCAACCGTGAAGCAGCGGCTTTATCCGGGATTCCGGTGAGCAAATACCGTTTGCTTGCTTATCTGGTTTCTGCATTGTTTGCCGCCATCGGCGGCATTATCCTCGGGGCACGCGTCATGACGGCAGAAGTCAACTCCGGCGGACCTTATCTGATGGATGCCGTCGCCGCGACTTTCATCGGATACTCCGTATTCGGAGCCGGCAAGCCCAACGCGCTCGGGACCTTTGTCGGCGCCGTGTTAATCGGTATATTGCAAAATGGCCTGATCATGCTGTCCGTGCCGTATTATGCGATGGATATCGTGAAGGGCGCCGTGCTGGCGTTGGCGCTTGCTTTAACCTACTATAAGAAGCGGCATTGA
- a CDS encoding thioesterase family protein, translating into MKKTTFIQPDPMTWLDTFHFEIPIKIRYCETDMLGHVNNVSYFMYFEQGRIEYFENLGLTEDLFSDKKVSVVADLECQYLAQMYLKDPLKLHVRVAEIGRSSMDVQYAIVVDGTLKAAGRGTIVLIDTASGKSTPIPDSARERISTFEGWM; encoded by the coding sequence ATGAAAAAAACAACCTTCATACAACCGGATCCCATGACTTGGCTGGACACATTTCACTTTGAAATTCCGATAAAGATAAGGTATTGCGAAACGGATATGCTGGGTCATGTCAATAACGTCAGTTATTTCATGTATTTTGAGCAGGGACGCATTGAGTACTTCGAGAACCTGGGATTGACCGAGGATCTGTTCAGCGACAAAAAGGTGTCGGTGGTTGCGGATCTGGAATGCCAGTATCTTGCTCAAATGTATCTGAAGGACCCGCTTAAGCTTCATGTCCGGGTGGCTGAGATCGGGCGTTCCTCCATGGACGTCCAATATGCGATCGTGGTGGATGGCACCTTAAAAGCGGCCGGTCGCGGAACCATTGTCCTCATCGATACCGCGTCAGGCAAGAGCACACCGATTCCGGATTCGGCACGCGAGCGAATTTCGACGTTTGAAGGATGGATGTAA
- a CDS encoding Gfo/Idh/MocA family oxidoreductase: MNIRFAVIGTNWITERFLQAALETEEFILAAVYSRTEEKGKAFAAKYADPKVYTDLVTMLQDDEIDAVYIASPNSYHVDQAILCMNHGKHVLCEKPMASNAVEVSSMIEAAKNNNVLLMEALKSTLMPNFKTVRDNLYKLGPIRRYFASYCQYSSRYDAYKQGTVLNAFNPEYSNGSLMDLGIYCLYPMVTLFGKPGSVKASGYMLSSGVDGEGSLLLSYPEMDAVIMHSKISDSYAPAEIQGENGTMIIDKINQPYDVKIHYRDGTIENVTQLQTHESMYYEAREFIDLIQCGERESAINTHANSLITAEIMQEARRQVGLRYPADSRTDI, from the coding sequence ATGAACATCCGTTTTGCCGTTATCGGCACAAACTGGATTACCGAGCGGTTTCTCCAAGCTGCTCTGGAGACGGAAGAATTTATTCTTGCTGCCGTATACTCTCGTACAGAAGAGAAGGGAAAGGCTTTTGCGGCCAAGTACGCGGATCCCAAAGTGTACACGGATCTTGTGACGATGCTGCAGGATGACGAGATTGATGCGGTGTACATTGCGAGCCCGAATTCCTATCACGTCGATCAGGCGATATTATGCATGAACCACGGAAAGCATGTTCTCTGCGAGAAGCCGATGGCTTCTAACGCAGTCGAAGTGTCCTCCATGATTGAAGCTGCGAAGAATAACAACGTTCTGCTAATGGAAGCCCTGAAGTCGACGTTGATGCCGAATTTCAAGACCGTCAGGGACAACCTGTACAAGCTGGGTCCGATTCGGCGTTATTTTGCAAGCTATTGCCAATACTCCTCCCGTTATGATGCGTACAAGCAGGGGACGGTACTCAATGCATTTAATCCCGAATATTCCAACGGTTCACTCATGGATCTGGGGATTTATTGCCTGTACCCGATGGTCACCCTGTTCGGTAAACCGGGCTCCGTCAAAGCTTCGGGTTATATGCTATCCTCCGGGGTTGATGGCGAGGGCAGTCTGTTGTTGTCCTATCCCGAGATGGATGCCGTTATCATGCACTCCAAGATCAGCGATTCCTATGCCCCTGCCGAAATCCAGGGCGAGAACGGCACGATGATTATCGACAAGATCAATCAGCCTTACGATGTGAAGATCCATTACAGAGACGGCACCATTGAGAACGTCACCCAACTGCAGACCCATGAATCGATGTATTATGAAGCTCGGGAATTTATCGATTTAATCCAATGCGGCGAAAGGGAAAGTGCAATCAATACCCATGCCAACTCACTCATTACGGCTGAAATCATGCAGGAAGCCAGACGTCAGGTCGGACTGCGGTATCCGGCCGATTCCCGCACCGATATATGA